One genomic segment of Panicum virgatum strain AP13 chromosome 2N, P.virgatum_v5, whole genome shotgun sequence includes these proteins:
- the LOC120659396 gene encoding probable carboxylesterase 15 has product MPAVSAAACCAAATPASEVVEDLFSFLRVLRDGTILRSPAEPVFCPTTFPTSHPSVQWKEAEYDKAKNLRVRMYKPAAAAGGGDASGNKLPVLVHFHGGGFCLGSCTWGNVHAFCLRLAADAGAVVLSAGYRLAPEHRLPAAFDDGASCMRWLRDQSVNAAEADAWLTEAADFGRVFVTGDSAGGTIAHHLAVRAGSAAAQPGGTTTADPVTVLGYVLMMPFFGGVRRTPSEAGCPAEAFPNLDLVDRFWRLSLPAGATRDHPAANPFGPDSPDLGSVDLRPVLVVAGGLDLIRDRTVDYAERLAAMGKPVELAEFAGKVHGFYLHEPGSEATGELIQAVVRFVDGCVAATE; this is encoded by the coding sequence ATGCCTGCCGTCTCAGCTGccgcctgctgcgccgccgctacGCCGGCTAGCGAAGTCGTCGAGGACCTCTTCAGCTTCCTCCGAGTCCTCAGGGACGGCACCATCCTCCGGTCGCCGGCGGAACCGGTGTTCTGCCCGACCACCTTCCCCACCAGCCACCCGTCAGTGCAGTGGAAGGAGGCCGAGTACGACAAGGCCAAGAACCTCCGCGTCCGCATGTACAAGCCGGCCgctgcagccggcggcggcgatgcctcCGGGAACAAGCTGCCGGTGCTCGTCCacttccacggcggcggcttctGCCTCGGGTCGTGCACGTGGGGGAACGTCCACGCGttctgcctccgcctcgccgcggacgccggcgccgtcgtgCTCTCCGCGGGGTACCGCCTCGCCCCCGAGCACCGGCTCCCGGCGGCCTTCGACGACGGCGCCAGTTGCATGCGCTGGCTCCGGGACCAGTCCGTGAACGCCGCCGAGGCCGATGCGTGGCTCACCGAGGCCGCCGACTTCGGGCGCGTGTTTGTCACCGGCGACTCGGCGGGCGGCACCATAGCGCACCACCTCGCCGTGCGCGCCGGCTCGGCCGCGGCGCAGCCAGGCGGGACGACGACGGCAGACCCCGTCACGGTCCTCGGCTACGTCCTGATGATGCCGTTCTTCGGCGGAGTCCGGCGCACCCCGTCGGAGGCCGGGTGCCCCGCGGAGGCGTTCCCGAACCTCGACCTGGTCGACCGGTTCTGGAGGCTGTCGCTGCCGGCCGGCGCCACCAGGGACCACCCGGCGGCGAACCCGTTCGGGCCGGACAGCCCCGACCTGGGCTCGGTGGACCTCCGGCCGGTCctcgtggtggccggcggcctcgaCCTGATACGCGACCGCACCGTCGACTACGCGGAGCGGCTGGCGGCGATGGGCAAGCCCGTGGAGCTCGCCGAATTCGCCGGCAAGGTCCACGGGTTCTACCTGCACGAGCCGGGGTCCGAGGCCACCGGCGAGCTGATCCAGGCCGTGGTCCGGTTCGTCGACGGCTGCGTCGCTGCGACAGAGTAG